The nucleotide window GCTCCCCCGCTCAAAGAGGGTCTTTCGTGGGAGGATATCGACGATCGTCGATGTACCGGCCTTTGGCTGATGGAGCAGGACGACAAAGTCCCCCACTGCCGGGAAGCGGCCGAGTCTCCGGAGTGCCCCGGAGATCCCGACCGTGACCGATCCACCGTCGATGAGCACGTCCCACACCGTCTTCTGCCGGCAGGCCACGCGACCGGGGAGGTACGGCCCGGTGTACTTCGCGAAGGTTCGTTCGTGCTCTTCCGTCCAGCCGAGGTCTTTCAGCGTATAGGGATACGATTCTCCGCATCGGGGCGTGGGTTGGCTCATAGTGACCGTACAGGGGTGGCCTGCGATGCGACAAGTCCTTTGTGGTCGCGATTCCTGGTTGCAGGGTGAGATGCACGTGCAGGGGAGTACCGGGGCCTGGAAGGCGACCGGTTCATCATGGATTCCATGGACCCGGCAGTTCCCTTGAGGTTCGTCTGGGATGCAACCAATCCGGATGCAAGTGCATGGCAAAACGAGATCATGACGGGGTCCTGGTGGCTCATCGAGGAGTACGTTATCCGACCGTAGGGGTCGGTTTCCTGCCGGATGCGCAGCAGGATCGGGATCAATCTCCCTGAAGCGGCCTCCACGCCCCGGGAGGAACCAGGATCTCAAACCGGGCCCCCCGGCCTGCCGTCCCCGTTTCATGGATCCTGATATCGGTCACGGAGAGGATATCCCGGGCAAAGGCGAGCCCGAACCCGGTGTTCTTGCCGTGGCCGTACCTAAAGATCCGCTCCTTCTCGTCGTCCGGGACTCCCGCGCCGTCGTCCTCGAAGACCACCGTGAGCGTCCCGTCAGCCAGTTCATCGGTCGAGATGCAGATCCGGGTGACGCTGCTCCCGTGCTGGATTGCATTCTCAATCAGGTTGTACGCGACTTTCTGTGCGAGAGGGTCGGCGTAGATCTCCACCGGGGCGACCCGGGTCGATATATCGACCTTTGCAAGGTGCATGCTGCCGATAGCCCTGGTGATCATCGGTTCGAGCGGCTGCCAGATCGGCTGGTAGGTGCCGAGCGTCTGGTACTCGCGTGAGAACTGGAGGTGTTTCTTGATATCCTCCACGATCTCGATCGAGCGGGAGAGATGCGTCTCGGCGTCGGGGTGCATTCGGTCCTCCGAAAGGAGTGTCAGGTGCCAGGCAAGCCCGGTGATCTCGTTGCCGATGTCATGGCAGGTTACCTGCGATAGGAGGGATAACTTCTGGTTTGCCGTTCGAAGGGCAGTCTCCGCCGCCTTCTGGTCGGTGATGTCTCTCGCGATCAGGACGATGCCGGCAGGCTCCCCTGCCGGGTTTCTGACGAGCGCCCCGGCGATACAGATGGTGCTGCCCCTGCCGTTGTGTGTCACCTCGATATCCGAGACCCGCCCCTCTTTTGCGACAGCAGTCCGGATCGCGGTACACACCGTATCGGGGATGAACCGGGTAATTGGCTGCCCCACGAGGCCTGATTCAGCCACGCCGAAGATTTCGGCAGCCGACGCATTCGCCGT belongs to Methanoculleus thermophilus and includes:
- a CDS encoding histidine kinase N-terminal 7TM domain-containing protein, with amino-acid sequence MPDLINVLSPVLAGFCIISALITYSLGMYVFARNASSAVNRLFLVLTLATTYWALDEFLLWRFASDEGCFMFWLKAGAFWIFVIALATHFTLVFTDHPLTREKKHGILLAALYLPALLFALVGLFTDLLVTVTFQPGTGYVHLPAFTSPVYLVEKAYITLAIGWVIYTGISSWLKAPPGRKRRQNLLFCIGIITAVGLSILSELVLTPLGIYTVNATFIGIGIFSLLIAYAILRHRLFTLSPQTAADDIVRTIPEGLILVDAEGRIVTANASAAEIFGVAESGLVGQPITRFIPDTVCTAIRTAVAKEGRVSDIEVTHNGRGSTICIAGALVRNPAGEPAGIVLIARDITDQKAAETALRTANQKLSLLSQVTCHDIGNEITGLAWHLTLLSEDRMHPDAETHLSRSIEIVEDIKKHLQFSREYQTLGTYQPIWQPLEPMITRAIGSMHLAKVDISTRVAPVEIYADPLAQKVAYNLIENAIQHGSSVTRICISTDELADGTLTVVFEDDGAGVPDDEKERIFRYGHGKNTGFGLAFARDILSVTDIRIHETGTAGRGARFEILVPPGAWRPLQGD